From Zea mays cultivar B73 chromosome 3, Zm-B73-REFERENCE-NAM-5.0, whole genome shotgun sequence:
ggctgagcttgttgtgctgcggcttcggctatttccttttgcttctggatggtaacatggcacatcctggtggtatggcctttgttctcaccgcaaaacaagcaaaagattcttcttggttgatctccaaatcttccgtcgaagccctggcgcctctgcctcttggagctggtggtcggaaggagccttgctgttgccccgaagcctgtgaggaacactgtggcctttgctgttggctccctcgatcatcattttgggtagagctatgaattgatctaacgtgcctcggatagaaccttcctccgaagcccctggtcatttcagaaaacctgaaagcctcctcccttctttggcgaaaatcattatcggcccgaatgtactcgtccatcttctggagcagcttctccaaagtttgaggaggcttcctagcgaagtactgagctgacggtcctggccgaagccccttgatcatggcctcaatgacaatttcattgggcaccgtcggcgcctgtgccctcaaacgcaagaacctccggacatacgcctgaaggtattcttcgtgatcttgggtgcactggaacagagcttgagcagtaaccggcttcgtctgaaacccttggaagctagttaacaacaagtccttcagcttctgccatgaagtgatcgttcctggtcgaagggaggaataccaggtttgagcaacactcctgacagccataacaaaagatttggccatgactacagcattgccaccatacgaagatactgttgcttcgtagctcatcaaaaactgcttcgggtctgagtggccatcgaatacgggaagctgagtcggcttgtaggacggaggccaaggtgtagcctgcagctcagcggacaaaggagaggcatcatcaaaaacaaaattcccatgatggaaattgtcataccagtcatcttcgttgggaaaaccctcctgatgaagatcttggtggtgaggccttcggtgttgctcatcctgggcaagatgacgaacttcttcagaggcttcgtctatctgcctctgcagttcagctagtctgaccatcttttctttcttcctctgcacttgttgatgaagcatctccatatctctgatttcttgatctatctcgtcctctggtggtgtcgggctgacagccttccttttctggcttcgggcctcccgaagagaaactatctcctgattgtggtccagcggttgcagagctgcaaccccagtcgctgaagctttcttcggcgccataacgaaggtttatgatcgccgaaggtgttcaaaaaactcaaagagtggaagtgagttcaccggaggtgggcgccaatgttgtggacttgttctcaaatgctataagaacaaggcaacacagaaaatgttaattggttaagtccttcgtcctacgaagcattattccccttaggatataatggttttcggacgaaggttatgaagggcgtaccttcataaatacattatatagtgacgaagaatgaattgtaaggaatataaaggataacatagattattatatattattatcatatataaatagaaataacatcgaattacaaatgtaccttcaacttgaaggagatgaaagtacaagcgtgacgcaaaagtgaatgccaaatcagcgtgaacagtacgggggtactgttcacctatttataggcacgggacacaacccatacaaaattacattcatgacctttacatttgataataattctatagtaatctaccgaggtctaaatagccttttcatctttaagtcggtttcactttttgttgccacgccgaagcttccctgctcacaccttcggcgctgtatcaaccttcgtattattctggtctactgtgatgtcgacttgagtccgaagatacctgttcacacattatactccagaaatactgttaaatcctgtttttgaggactttcggaagccgaaggcccccaacaatgaacTTCGCCCGAGATTCATTATTCCTGAAAgaggataatgcttcgaaggacgaaagttCTTAAGTTTAACACTTGTGTTGACTTGTTTTTGGTTCACAACAATAAAAAACAAGTAACCAACAAGTATATCTCTCCTCCTTTGTTTCGTATTTAGAACTGTTTGTCTCGGTGGGACAAGTAAGGGTTAGTTTGAGAACTTCATTTTAATAAAAGATTTCTATTTTCaaagaaaaatgaactaatttttcttGAAAAAATGAAAATTCCTTTAAAAAGGGTTCCTATATTATTCATAAGGTCTTGTTTGGTTATTCTAATTCCATGTAAATTGAAATGTATTAGAATAAATTAGAATATATTTTAACTTGATATAAATTTAAAACAACTCAATATGAACCTATCTATATAGATTAACGGTGAAAACAACGAAGCCTGAAAGTAAATCCGACGGTGCCATACACCCCAGGCCCGACGGGCCGACGCCCGCGTGAACAGCGATTGCGCTTCGCCTCGTGGCCGTGGCGCCGTGCGCGCTAAATTACAACCGCAGTCTGTAACTAAAAAGCGGCGTCCCGTTCGGCCGTTCCGCCCAGCGTGCGTTTCGTAAGCCGAGTAGCCGACCACGCGAAGCATCCAGCAGTGCTCAACTCTGTTCGCCACCGCCAGTCTGCCACACTCCATGCCCCACCACCACCTCGCCGCCTCGAAGGCAGAACCCTAGGCAGCCCCCAATGCCGCCCCACCGCCTCCTTCCCCTTCTCCTCCTACTCCTGCCTCTCGGCGTCTCCGGCGCCGCCGCTGCCGGGGGGAACGCCACGTCGGCGCCGCTCCCCTGCTCCGAGCTCTCGCGCGTCTGCACGGCCTTCATCGCCTTCCCGACTGCCGGCGCGGGGCCCGCCAATGCCACGGTGCTCGAGTCCATGTTCGACGCCGCGCCGGGCGACCTCACGGCCGACGCCGCGGCCAGCCCGAGGTACGCCTTCGTGCGTAAGAACTGCTCCTGCCTCCCGTCCCGCACCTACCTCGCCAACACCACCTACACCATCCCCTCCTCCGCGACGACCTCCTTCCCCAATACCACCGCCGCCGATGTCGCGGCTGCGGCGTACTCGGGCCTCGCCGTGCCGCCGCCTGGCGGGGCGGCGCAGCGACCGCCGCGACCGGGAGCGGTTGTGGCGCTCCACCTGCTCTGCGGCTGCTCGTCCGGGCCCTGGAACTACCTTCTCACCTATGTCGGCGTCGAAGGGGACACAGTGGAATCACTATCGAGTAGGTTCGGGGCGAGCATGGATGCCATCGAGACTGCCAATGCCATGGCCGGCCCCGACCCCATCACCGCGGGAAAGGTGTACTACATCCCACTCAACTCAGGTCAGTCTTCCCAACGTTTGCGATCATTTTGGACAAATGTTTCTCTTTCTTGAATTCGTTGTGAAAAGACTGGTAGTTCCTTTCGTCTCAAAGTTTGTTGGGTTGTTGCAATTGCAAGCACGGGTCTCTAATGATCGCAAATAATTGCTCGTTTATGAAGTACGGATCCTCTGATTTATTGGTCTGGGCTTGTGAGGCGTACCACGGAATTCACATTTTATATCTTGTGGCTGCCCTGGCAATTACCAACTGTCTCAGGACCATACCGTGGACACGGTGAATGATCGTGTCAAAATTGTACGCTAAATGTGTTCTTTAGTGAAGTGCCAGGCACTCCTTGCCCACTGGCCAGCAGTCAGCTAATGACTCAGCTTGTTGAAATATCAGTGGGTCTAAACAAGTTGCTGAAAGTTGCTACCACCACAGACTAGTATAACTAACTTCATTACTAAAACAGTCTTTTCGTGAAGTGCAGCATCTCGTAGTGTGCTTTTATATAGTTCTTGATTGGCACAAGGAGCTACATGTCATATTGAGTGATCGCACTAACACGTTCCCTGCACCTAATCTTCATTAATAATTGAACTCAGTTACATGCATACTGTGTAGTAGTtgagatatttaatggcagtgacaTTATGTTTCTCACTGTGGGCTGCTCTGCGCCCAGTTCTCCAGCTTTTGATTGCTGAGCCTCCCAATAATATCCAATGTCAGCTTTCTTGGTCAGCTGAAGCCTCTGATCTGTTTTTCTTACTTCGTGGTGTTAGCTTTTCTTTACTACTATTATTATTCTTGATCACACAATTCCTTTTCTTCTTGCAATGTTTAATAGGTAACCTTACTTCGTTGTAATCCTTTTTATTTCTTGTAAATTTCAATGTAATGTTTGTAATAAACTTGTTTTGTTGAAGAGTTATTTAATGACTATTCCATCCTCATTGACCTGTACCAATTTGCAGTTCCTGGACAGGCATATGTTACACTACCTGCTCCTCCTGCCCCAGCCCCAGCGCCAACAGACTATACATTGTCAGGTTAATGTTCTTATCTGTAACTCGTTCCGTAATGTTCTTAGTTGGCAGTCATTGTGAGTGATAATTTAATACTGAGAAACATATTTCAGGTAGCCATTACAATTTACAACTCATCTGTTGATGTTTTGGTTTACATAGTCTTCCCATGATTTTCTGGCAATACTGTATGCTGTATTTTCTAGGTAACCTTTAGGCAGGCTGGATGTTATATTAGAATAATCAGTGACAGTTATTTACAATATGCATATTCCACATTTTTTGCTTATTTTATTTCGATTTTCTTTCAGTTAGCCACTCTTTTTATGGTCTTGATACTATATTTCTCTTCCAAGTATATCATCATTGTAAAATGTCAGTTTTTGTTACCAAGGATTATATACAAccaacattattattattatgataATCTAACAAAGTATCCTCTGGCATACAACTGCAGGGACACCAGATTACCATTCAAGCAAATTTCCTTATGGATGGGTTATTGGTAGCATGGGAGTTGCGCTTGCTTTAATTGTTATTGCTGTTCTTGCACTTGTCCTATGGAAATTCTTTGGATATAAACCCCAAGATCGTAACGGCCAGAGAAAGAGCCCAGACCGACATAAGTTTCAACTCCTTAAGAGTGGTAGTTTCTGTTATGGTTCTGGAAGATATTTGTGTTGCCAATTTGGAAATGCAAAGCCAACAAGAGCGGATGGTGGTGAGCATCATATCAATGTCCCCAAAGGTCAGTTTACCGTTTGTTAACCATTCCCATAAAAAGAGCACAAGTAACTGCTATCAAGGCATCAAGCCTATGCTTGTTCTGGAGGTGGACCAATAGTTTCTTGAAATAGGATACAGTGGAAATTTCAATTGAGATACAGGGCAATAAATTCACAATTAGTACTAAATTAATACCAGCACAAATTAGCTACTGCTATTTTTATTTTGCTTCTCATTTATAACTGATTCAAGCCTCCAAAGCAGGTGTAGCAGCAGACGTATTTGATAGGGAGAAGCCTATTGTGTTTACGCACGAAGAAATACTCATATCAACTGACTCATTTTCGGATGCAAATCTTCTTGGTCATGGTACATATGGTTCTGTCTATTACGGTGTTCTCCGAGAGCAGGTCCAGCATCGAAGCTGCCCACTTGTATGCATAATATTCCTTGTCACTGCCTTCTCAATGCTAAAAAATGTTGTCTATAGGAGGTTGCGATAAAGAGAATGATGGCCACTAAAACAAAAGAATTCATAGTGGAAATGAAAGTTCTTTGCAAGGTTCATCATGCTAGTCTGGTACGGTGTTTTATTGCTTATCACAAAATCCTAGTATAAATTCATTTATTGATGTTCCATGTTTACTGAACTTTCATTGTGTGACCCATGTTTTGTCAAAGGTAGAATTGATTGGCTATGCAGCAGGCAAGGATGAGCTTTTCCTGGTTTATGAGTACTCTCAAAATGGTTCACTCAAAAATCATCTACATGATCCTGAAAGAAAGGGTATATCCTCATCTGACACTTGATTTCTGAAAGATTTTTTGCTCTTAGATATGACATTCAGTTTTATAAAGTATTAACATGTCCATAAGCTGTTCATTTGTTAGGACTGTAGACCCCCGTGTTAAACAATTTACAATAACTTTCATGTTTACTGGTTCCACATAGAGAGACATTGTCTTAATAATGGGACTACCGCTTACACCCTCCATCCCAAAGAGTGTCTATGTTTGTTCAGAACTCTAGATTCATAGATATATTTTTTTTGGGTCGGAGGGTGTACGTGGTATGCTATGGGCAGCCTTGGACCAACAAGTACTGCCTAGGGATCACCTACCACCATGTACTGTCTAGGGGTCACCTAATACACGTAATTCTATTTGGCCTCGGTAGTTCTGGATTCATATTTTATGTCCCACCTGGTACTATGCTACCATTTGTTTTGTTAGAAAAGGGAATATCATTAATATTCCAGCCTCTGTATCGATCATTACATATAGCTGTCCATTATTACATTCAAGTTACCGTTCAACGAAAGATCAAGGGAACTGAAACACACACGAGAGTTCAAAACATCCAaaacaaaaaaataaaataaacaaaAGGAAGTCTATTGCTAAAACTCCAGCCATTGGAAGCGAAAAACTCCATCACTGCCATCTCAAGCACACGCCACCCCGAATTTATTTTGGGGGTCTTTCCTCTTTCTTTTGCAACAGTACCCAAGGGTGAATCCAATGTGTTCCTCTGAAAAGCACTTGCATCAAAGAGAAAGCCCGTGTCTTGTTAAAAAAACTCATCATTTCTGCTTAACCAAAATGCCCAACAAATGGTACATGCTCCCACCGAGCCTGATACTTAAGTTTCTTCCCTACCCGAAGCAACCAACCATTAAACAACTGTTGAATGTTTAAAGGTGTATCAATCTCCAGATGAACTTAGCATTTTGTCAATAAAAAAGAGGTGTTGTGTTGACTCATCCAAGTTGCAAAAACAACGTGGACCTGAAAAACAACATAGAGGTAACTGTGAAACTACCATGTGGTTCAAAGTCCACCTGTGAAGCCCAATTTCAGAAACTCTTGTTTGACTTTCATTAAGCTGGACCAAAACTGAGAATCTCCAGGTATATGTTCAACTTGAGTTATTATTAAGTCTAAAAAGCCATGTACTAATCAAGCACCTATTCTGCAAATCAAGGTTTTAAATTCCTAGTCCTCCTTGATCTTTCGGTAAACAAAGAATACCTAAATCTATAAAAAAATAGTTTCTTTAAAACTTCTATCAGAACTTCAAAGAAATATAGCATAAAAATAGACAGATTACTAAGAACAAAATTAATGAGCACTAAGTGTCCTCCCACCAAAAGCATCTTTCATTTCCAACAACTAAGTTTCTTCTGGAACATCTCTTCAACTTCTTTCCAATCCACATTTCTAAGTTTTGTATAATGCATAGGTATACCAAAGGTATTGGAAGGGAAAAGAGCCCATCTCACCAAAGCAGAGAGCTCATTTTTATGAAAATTAATCTTGAGACCAGATAACTGTTCAACTGCACACAGCAAAAGCTTCATATTATTGGCTTGCTCAAGATTATTTTCCAAGAAAAGTACCGTATCATCTGCATATTGCAAAATAGAAAGACGTCATTTACTAAATGTGGGACTACTCCTTGACACTGACCATTATTTTTAGCTCTATCTATAAGAATTGTTATCATATCAACTACCAAGTTAAAAAGAATAGTAGAGAGGGGATCACCCTATCTCACCGCTTTCTTGGTTTAGAAAATGGCCCACATCATCATTTACTTTAACTTCTACAGATCCTCTAGAACCTACCTGATTAATCCAAGCACATTAAGATGGTGAGAAACCTTTCATTCTCAATACCTGTTGAAGAAAAGGCCATTTCAGGCTATGTCCAGCGGCTCGCACAAAACGTTGCGGATGTGCATTTTGCGCGACCACGACACACTATTCACGCTTCCAGCAGATCGTGGATGCTGTTGCACAAAATGTGTGGTCGGCCGCGCGGTCGCGCATTTCCGCGCTCTTCTCCTCTACGGGAGGATCTGCATGTGCATGTGTGGTCTACTGGACGCGACCACTTTTTGGCGTGCTCATCCAACGGCCATGTCGCTCTTGATGCGCATGCAAGTGCACCGTCCAGGCATCCGCTGGAAATAGCCTCACCATGTCATATGCCTTTTCAAAATCTAACTTAAGAATAACTTCATTTCTTTCTATACATCTCATGGATAGTTTATTTAAAATAATAGCACCCTCCATTATGTACCTCCCCATAGGAAAAGCTGTTTGAGAGGGTCTAATTACTTTATGAGCTATCAGAGAGATCCTTTTGTGAGAATCTTTGTAAAATTCTTAAAACTAACATTAAGAAGACATATGGATCTAAACTGTTGGATTCTAACCGCTTCGGTCTTTTTAGGCAAGAGGGTTATTACTCCGAAATTGTTACTATGAATAGGGAAATTACTAGGGTAAAATTCATTAAAAAGCTCCAACAGGTCCGGTTTATAATGTTCCAAAAAAACTGATAAAACTCAACTGGGTAACCTTCTGTTCCTGGTGCTTTATTATGCTCCATCTGAAAAATTGCCTCTTTTATCTTTTTTGTTGGAAGGTTCAGAAAGCAATTAATTTTCATGCTGAGAAACCTGAGGGATGCCCTCTCTATTTTCCTCATCTAGAGAAAAAAAATATTGCTTTCAGGAGACCCAAAAGGACCTTTATAAAACTCGTAATATAACTTTTTaggttctcttccccaacgataaCGCCCTCATGTTCTAGTTGGAAAAATCCTAGTTTGCTGTGCCTACCATTCGCTAAAAGCTGAAAATATTGAGCATTGTCGTCACAGTTGCTTTCAATCTCTGGAACCAACAGAGTTCCTCTTCTCTTAGCAACTTGGATAAATCGGCTGTCAGACAATGTTTATATTCCAGCTCTTGTGAAGATAGTTGAACAAGCTCCGCTTTCCTATTTAAAACATCTAACTGTTATAAGACAATGTTTATATTCCAGCTCTTGTGCTACCATTTGTTTGAACACCTAATTATGCTGCGTCCACAGGATTTACCATTGTTGATCAATTGTTCTGTTTTATTATTTCTTCCAGGGTGTTCATCACTTTCATGGATCTTTCGGGTCCAAATTGCACTTGATGCTGCCAGAGGACTAGAATACATTCATGAGCACACCAAAGATCATTATGTTCATAGAGACATTAAATCAAGTAATATCTTGCTTGATGGTTCCTTCAGAGCGAAGGTTAGGTGAATTAAATTATTTGGTTCCCTTTTTCGTGCATCAACTAAATAACTAATACGTTGTGTATTGCATCTTTTGCCTTCTCAGATTTCAGATTTTGGCCTTGCAAAACTTGTAGTGAAATCCAATGACGCAGAGGCTTCTGTCACTAAGGTTGTTGGAACTTTTGGTTATTTAGCCCCTGAGTAAGTGCATATTTGATGTCATTGTTTTAATTAAGAGCATGCTTTGTCTCTAACTATGGCATTGTAACAATCTTTCATTTGTCTTTTAGATACCTGCGGGATGGCCTGGCAACTACGAAGAGTGATGTCTATGCTTTTGGTGTGGTACTTTTTGAGCTAATATCTGGAAAGGAGGCGATTACAAGAGCTGAAGGAATGGGTGCAAGCTCAAACTCCGAGCGATGCTCACTGGCATCAGTTGTAAGTTTCCAGTTCAGTGGTAGTTGACTTTCTCATGTTGTACCTTTAGGCTTTACCATTATTTTAACATTGAAGTAGCATAGAACTTCTGTTGAACTTTGTTCAATTTCCTATTCATTTGTTTTTATTTACTCCAAAAGTCTTAAGCAACTTTGGTTATGTACTCCGCAGATGTTAGCTGCCGTAAGGAAATGTCCTAATTCAACGTATATGGGGAACCTGAAAGACTGCATTGACCATAATCTAAGGGATCTGTATCCTTATGACTGTGCGTACAAGGTATGAATTTTAAACTCATGCACTTCTTGCAGTTAGAGCTAGGGAGTTTCCTAGTTATCTTACCAGCCCATTTTGCGGCACCTTTGCTCGTCGTTCTGACCCCCATAAAATGGTTCTCTTAAGATGgccatgctagcaaaacagtgcgtGGACGAAGACCCTGTTCTACGGCCGGACATGAAGCAGGTGGTAATCACGCTCTCTCAAATACTGCTGTCTTCTATCGAGTGGGAGGCAACACAGGCTGGGAACAGCCAAGTGTTTAGTGGTCTTGTGGCGGGGAGGTGATCTGGTCAACACAGGCTGCTGTACATGCTCTTGAGTGATCTACTCACCTGATCCACCGGAGACATATTCGCCTAT
This genomic window contains:
- the LOC103651227 gene encoding lysM domain receptor-like kinase 3 codes for the protein MPPHRLLPLLLLLLPLGVSGAAAAGGNATSAPLPCSELSRVCTAFIAFPTAGAGPANATVLESMFDAAPGDLTADAAASPRYAFVRKNCSCLPSRTYLANTTYTIPSSATTSFPNTTAADVAAAAYSGLAVPPPGGAAQRPPRPGAVVALHLLCGCSSGPWNYLLTYVGVEGDTVESLSSRFGASMDAIETANAMAGPDPITAGKVYYIPLNSVPGQAYVTLPAPPAPAPAPTDYTLSGTPDYHSSKFPYGWVIGSMGVALALIVIAVLALVLWKFFGYKPQDRNGQRKSPDRHKFQLLKSGSFCYGSGRYLCCQFGNAKPTRADGGEHHINVPKGVAADVFDREKPIVFTHEEILISTDSFSDANLLGHGTYGSVYYGVLREQEVAIKRMMATKTKEFIVEMKVLCKVHHASLVELIGYAAGKDELFLVYEYSQNGSLKNHLHDPERKGCSSLSWIFRVQIALDAARGLEYIHEHTKDHYVHRDIKSSNILLDGSFRAKISDFGLAKLVVKSNDAEASVTKVVGTFGYLAPEYLRDGLATTKSDVYAFGVVLFELISGKEAITRAEGMGASSNSERCSLASVMLAAVRKCPNSTYMGNLKDCIDHNLRDLYPYDCAYKMAMLAKQCVDEDPVLRPDMKQVVITLSQILLSSIEWEATQAGNSQVFSGLVAGR